A section of the Euwallacea similis isolate ESF13 chromosome 9, ESF131.1, whole genome shotgun sequence genome encodes:
- the cyst gene encoding rho guanine nucleotide exchange factor 2 isoform X7, with protein MLPGNTTAAAPRPPAGPLPTISVTPHSPAAAPKTYAVLEDSLQQVRELHESVQLMRNATASGGGYSHNSREFAAFALNPLLAQVARLSSSCPVLNEAGHEPEAFGGSLGSSPLHLPPSRKGSGTQDWLSQPETQRRKSWTALEDLSGTGKMGKHARQRSISLSSMESEADESSLIDNVDGSTVRLLGPEAPVVIRHRTRASTGGASTHSLNEADLQVFAETRPRARPFANNGRFQNDFNKIKAKREAEQMRLLPQRLPLQKSVSTPSIIAVRDLAPEPTLSGAQPTLPMGRPSGTESETEEEGSRSGHLPHYDGRYKQHLHDIPYDRNSEKRRKRGSLFFRKKKDKTKKVSSHQWVSACYGSCQICDVCAKPLSNKPALYCETCGTTVHQNTCKDNILECINVKIKSAKSTSKLTGFGVPLGAVRHTSSKRGSGSAPNSVTPTRRSQPGYSPWRRVATKLGVNQILYDDKDGHHDHHDGTNYADDVALVQSEFLSDTTVTASDLCTDLSLGLHESEPDTWSRFVGKEVAGKLKGKDEVKRQEHIYELILTEKHHCMTLLVMQKIFVEGLQKYFNLGPNLERMFPRLTDLIELHLGLLSRLRHRQREGPIVSSVADILLEQFSREHAAKLKSVYGEFCSRNRDAQEIYKFYEQQDPRFGEFVKHCQTNPLLKKKGFCECILFVTHRLTKYPLIIDAMIKTSKDNRDEQDTLKKAKSLINAILVEVNSQVAEKEKEDRKLDIYHRIDAKSFTVHRGHKFKKSDILQGNRSLKFEGVATLMRGQQKMQVVLVIVLTDVLFFLQENTNKYSFFTPDNKAGVVSLQKLLVREKAGQDSKGIYLISSNPADPEMFELKVHKPKDKQEWIKAIREAVQCCPEEEEDPSTMSAEDRQGLLNAKQHEVRNLIEADADLEALLRQNDIEQALLLEEKMALQLKLLAASGLEPPSPPTYRHLVSESADTGQMWKEVLTAVQEVSQLASSLYATGTSLSRSVSSAGEHQSDTYVSPILPKRAETFGGFDNNQQGPMLKSQGKKLSTSGATPAGTPDYENLKPGDSRLFERLPYRNCVISGKPVINGSLTTTTSSELPVTSANSGGPPDAPALLSLGREQQYAAIQLSHYVYTLLCIISQLMTTNGSLQAQMSNVKGADKLYRHNQQLEELRNLQDKLSGEKASWAATKEQEEKELEEKRQELVRLQEQIRAEQNDISQQREQLYRKMEVLSSQGLLISPNVAFPPMAGPTDDSSKDSSEDSSPQSSDTSSAASSATQGSSLTHSASTVDKRTKESKWCKGTNQPKQHLPLNLISATNQQKVSQNLPIKQQIPLKLVSRLSTGSGADSPKQTGPQQILPLKLSQDEKIRRTSTSGYQRLSENSFSPPSEENTPTTTVAPVHSRTGSSPAMMQQSPPSSGGSSGHGHSPTAASKAATRTNTYPKFPEKFKVRGEQPPPQDEEVIYF; from the exons ATGTTGCCGGGAAATACTACGGCAGCTGCCCCCCGGCCGCCTGCCGGTCCTCTGCCCACCATCAGCGTCACGCCGCACTCGCCGGCCGCCGCCCCTAAGACTTACGCTGTGCTGGAGGATAGCCTTCAGCAGGTGCGTGAGCTGCACGAATCTGTACAGCTTATGAGGAACGCCACTGCTTCAGGAGGAG GTTATTCGCATAATTCGAGAGAGTTCGCAGCGTTTGCTTTGAATCCGCTGCTCGCGCAGGTCGCCCGACTGAGTTCGAGTTGTCCAGTGTTGAACGAAGCTGGACACGAGCCTGAGGCATTTGGCGGCTCGCTGGGTTCCTCCCCACTGCACCTCCCGCCCAGTAGGAAGGGCAGCG GTACCCAGGATTGGCTGTCACAACCGGAAACTCAAAGACGGAAATCATGGACTGCCTTGGAAGACTTGTCCGGCACTGGGAAGATGGGCAAACATGCCAGGCAGAGAAG CATTTCCTTGAGCTCAATGGAATCGGAAGCGGACGAGTCCTCGTTAATCGACAACGTAGATGGGAGTACCGTGCGCCTCTTGGGGCCGGAAGCCCCAGTGGTCATCCGCCACCGCACACGAGCTTCCACAGGAGGCGCCAGCACTCATTCTCTCAACGAAGCCGATTTGCAGGTTTTCGCCGAAACTCGTCCACGAGCACGCCCTTTCGCTAATAACGGGCGGTTTCAGAACGACTTTAATAAGATCAAAGCGAAGCGGGAAGCGGAGCAGATGCGGCTGCTTCCGCAGCGGCTGCCTCTGCAGAAATCGGTGTCTACCCCGTCGATCATAGCGGTGAGGGACTTAGCACCGGAGCCGACTTTGAGCGGAGCGCAGCCCACTTTACCAAT GGGCAGACCAAGCGGCACCGAGAGCGAGACCGAGGAAGAGGGCAGCCGTTCGGGGCACTTGCCGCACTATGACGGCCGCTACAAGCAGCATCTCCATGA CATCCCGTATGACAGGAACTCGGAGAAGAGGCGCAAGCGTGGCAGCTTGTTCTTTAGGAAGAAGAAG GACAAAACCAAAAAGGTTTCCTCCCATCAGTGGGTGTCGGCCTGCTACGGCTCCTGTCAAATCTGTGACGTCTGTGCAAAACCTCTAAGCAATAAGCCCGCCCTGTATTGTGAAA CTTGCGGGACTACCGTTCACCAAAACACGTGTAAAGAcaatattttagaatgtataaatgtaaaaattaaaagcgccaag AGCACGAGCAAATTGACGGGTTTCGGGGTGCCCCTGGGAGCAGTCAGACACACCTCTTCTAAGCGGGGATCAGGCTCCGCCCCTAATTCCGTGACTCCCACCAG GAGGAGCCAGCCGGGCTATTCGCCGTGGCGCAGGGTCGCCACCAAACTGGGAGTGAA CCAAATTCTGTATGACGATAAAGATGGACACCACGACCACCACGACGGCACCAA CTACGCTGATGATGTGGCCTTAGTACAATCGGAGTTTCTCTCGGACACCACCGTAACTGCATCAGATTTATGTACAGATTTAAGTTTGGGCTTACATGAGTCCGAGCCAGATACATGGTCTCGCTTCGTGGGGAAAGAAGTAGCCGgaaaattgaaaggaaaagACGAAGTGAAACGACAAGAGCACATCTATGAGCTCATTCTCACTGAAAAGCATCATTGTATGACGTTATTGGTCATGCAGAAG ATCTTCGTAGAAGGACTACAAAAGTACTTTAATTTGGGACCGAACTTGGAGCGCATGTTTCCAAGATTGACGGATTTGATCGAGCTGCATTTGGGGCTGTTATCCAGGTTGCGGCATAGGCAGAGGGAGGGGCCGATTGTCAGTTCTGTAGCTGATATTTTACTGGAACAATTTTCTAGGGAACATGCCGCGAAGCTTAAGTCAGTTTATG GTGAATTTTGTAGTCGAAATCGCGACGcccaagaaatctacaaatttTATGAACAACAAGACCCCCGTTTCGGCGAATTCGTTAAGCACTGCCAAACCAATCCGCTGTTAAAGAAGAAAGGATTCTGCGAGTGTATTCTCTTCGTCACTCATCGACTCACCAAGTACCCTCTGATTATTGACGCTATGATCAAAACCAGCAAGGACAATCGCGACGAGCAGGATACTCTTAAAAAAGCGAAATCTCTGATTAACGCGATTTTGGTAGAGGTGAACTCGCAGGTGGCGGAGAAAGAGAAGGAGGACCGCAAACTAGACATTTACCATCGTATCGATGCCAAATCGTTCACTGTGCATCGGGGGCACAAATTCAAGAAATCGGATATATTGCAGGGCAACCGTTCATTGAAGTTCGAAGGAGTCGCTACGCTTATGCGCGGGCAACAGAAGATGCAGGTGGTGCTTGTCATTGTGCTCACAGacgtattatttttcttgcaGGAGAATACAAACAAATACTCGTTTTTTACTCCTGATAATAAG GCGGGAGTAGTTTCCTTACAGAAGCTTTTAGTGCGAGAGAAAGCGGGTCAGGACTCTAAGGGAATTTATCTTATCTCTTCAAACCCTGCAGACCCTGAGATGTTTGAGCTCAAAGTGCATAAGCCTAAAGATAAGCAGGAGTGGATTAAAGCAATTAG GGAGGCTGTGCAGTGTTGTCCCGAAGAAGAGGAAGATCCTTCAACGATGAGCGCAGAAGACCGTCAAGGGCTACTTAACGCCAAGCAGCATGAAGTGAGGAATTTGATCG AAGCCGACGCGGACTTGGAAG CCCTACTACGGCAGAACGACATCGAGCAGGCACTACTGCTGGAAGAAAAGATGGCGCTGCAGCTCAAATTGTTGGCGGCATCCGGCTTGGAGCCACCGTCGCCTCCTACCTACCGCCATCTGGTGAGCGAGAGCGCTGACACTGGGCAAATGTGGAAGGAAGTCCTTACTGCTGTGCAG GAGGTGAGCCAGTTGGCTAGTTCGCTTTACGCCACCGGTACCAGTTTGTCGCGCAGCGTTAGTTCGGCTGGAGAGCACCAGAGTGACACATACGTGTCTCCCATCCTACCCAAGAGGGCAGAAACCTTTGGGGGATTCGACAACAATCAGCAGGGCCCTATGCTCAAGTCGCAGGGTAAAAAGTTGAGCACGTCGGGGGCAACCCCTGCCGGCACTCCCGATTACGAGAACTTGAAGCCCGGAGATTCAAGACTGTTT GAACGGTTGCCTTATAGAAACTGTGTGATATCCGGGAAACCGGTGATAAACGGTTCGCTTACGACGACGACGAGTAGTGAATTGCCGGTAACTTCTGCAAATTCGGGGGGTCCTCCGGACGCACCCGCGCTTCTTTCCTTAGGCCGCGAGCAGCAATATGCAGCTATCCAGCTCAGTCATTACGTATACACGTTATTATGCATTATTTCGCAGCTGATGACTACGAACGGCAG TCTGCAGGCGCAGATGTCTAATGTGAAAGGTGCAGACAAGCTGTACCGACACAACCAGCAACTAGAGGAGCTGCGTAATTTGCAGGACAAATTAAGCGGCGAAAAGGCTTCCTGGGCGGCCACGAAGGAACAGGAGGAAAAGGAACTGGAGGAGAAGCGACAGGAGTTGGTGCGCTTGCAA GAGCAAATCCGGGCGGAACAAAACGATATCTCCCAGCAACGCGAGCAGCTTTACCGCAAAATGGAGGTACTGTCCAGTCAGGGGTTGCTCATATCGCCGAATGTGGCCTTCCCGCCGATGGCGGGACCCACGGACGATAGCAGTAAAGATAGTTCTGAGGATAGCAGTCCACAATCGTCAGACACCTCATCGGCAGCTTCATCCGCCACTCAGGGTAGTTCTCTCACCCACTCAGCCTCCACCGTGGACAAGAGAACTAAGGAGAGTAAATGGTGCAAAG GTACCAACCAACCAAAGCAGCATCTTCCGCTCAACCTCATTTCTGCCACTAATCAACAGAAGGTGTCCCAGAACCTACCGATCAAACAACAAATCCCGCTGAAGCTAGTCTCTAGGCTCAGCACGGGAAGTGGCGCCGATTCGCCTAAACAAACAGGTCCGCAGCAGATTCTACCGTTGAAGCTTAGCCAGGATGAGAAAATCCGACGCACTAGCACCTCCGGTTACCAGAGATTGTCCGAAAATAGTTTCAGTCCTCCCTCTGAGGAAAAT ACGCCAACAACAACAGTTGCGCCCGTGCATTCACGGACTGGCTCTAGTCCGGCGATGATGCAGCAATCACCGCCTTCTTCGGGTGGCTCCTCTGGTCACGGCCACAGTCCGACCGCCGCCTCGAAAGCGGCAACGCGCACCAACACTTATCCGAAGTTTCCCGAGAAATTCAAGGTTAGAGGCGAGCAGCCACCCCCGCAAGACGAGGAGGTGATCTATTTCTGA